CGGATAACCAGGATTTGTATGATATTACTTCCCATACTCTTTCAGGCATAAGAGATATTTTGCATAAGGAAAGGCCTGATGTGGTTCTGGTTCAGGGTGATACTACCACGGCCTTTGTGGCTGCTTTAGCGGCTTTTTACGCGGGGATTCCGGTGGGGCATATAGAGGCGGGTTTAAGAACAGGCGATCTTAGGGCGCCTTTTCCGGAAGAGGCAAATCGTGCCTTGATTGGAAGATTAGCTGCCTACCATTTTCCTCCCACCGAAGAAAGTAAAAAAAACCTTCTTAGAGAAAATGTGCCTCAGGATAAGATATTTGTAACAGGCAATACTATAGTAGATGCCTTACTTATGATACGGGACAGAGTGATAAAAAAAGACCCGCAAATCTGGGCCAAACAGCTTGGTTCCACCCTTCCGGTGATTAAAGATCCCTCCAGGCGCCTCATATTGGTTACAGGTCACCGCCGGGAAAACTTCGGCCAGGGATTTCTAAGTATATGTAAGGCTTTGGCTTCAATAGCCAGAAAGTTCAGGGAGATAGAGATTATCTATCCGGTCCATCTCAATCCTAATGTTCGTAAGCCGGTAATGAATCTCCTTGGTAAATATGAAAATATACATTTAATAGATCCAATAGATTATGCCCCCTTTATCTATCTTATGAATCGGTCGCATATCATTATTACAGATTCAGGGGGGGTGCAAGAGGAGGCCCCTGTTCTGGGAAAGCCGGTATTAGTTATGCGGGAGGTTACCGAACGGCCTGAAGGGATTGCAGCAGGCACAGCTATTCTGGTAGGGACTGATCCCGATAGAATCTTTAATGAAGCTACTAAGTTATTGATGGATGATAAGGCGTATAAAAAGATGAGCCGGGCACATAGTCCTTATGGCGACGGGAAGGCATCGCAGAGAATAATAGAGATTTTGCGCCACTACTGCCGCTCGGCGAAAGTTCCTGGGCGGTTTCAGCCGGGTTCGAGGATTTAAGATTTATGGGACGGTTCACTTTAGTGTGAGAGCTTGCGTCTAAAAGATGAAGTGATTTGTAGCAAAATTGCAGTTAAATTTAACCAAGAGCAGATAGCGACAGGAAATTTTCAGGTGTTATTTGGTTAGGACAACGTATTAGACCGGCATTTTTGTAAGCAACGGACATAATTCGCCGACAGTTTTATTATCGGTAAGACAAAGAGGCATGAGTTTAGTCAGACAGCTTCTGCAAGTATTTGTTTAAAAAGATAGGAGATGACTTCATTAGGATCAAATTTCTTCGAGTATTGTTGT
This DNA window, taken from bacterium, encodes the following:
- the wecB gene encoding UDP-N-acetylglucosamine 2-epimerase (non-hydrolyzing), which produces MRLLFVFGTRPEAIKVAPVIKILENDKEFISILGVTAQHREMLDQVLNLFEIKPDYDLDIMTDNQDLYDITSHTLSGIRDILHKERPDVVLVQGDTTTAFVAALAAFYAGIPVGHIEAGLRTGDLRAPFPEEANRALIGRLAAYHFPPTEESKKNLLRENVPQDKIFVTGNTIVDALLMIRDRVIKKDPQIWAKQLGSTLPVIKDPSRRLILVTGHRRENFGQGFLSICKALASIARKFREIEIIYPVHLNPNVRKPVMNLLGKYENIHLIDPIDYAPFIYLMNRSHIIITDSGGVQEEAPVLGKPVLVMREVTERPEGIAAGTAILVGTDPDRIFNEATKLLMDDKAYKKMSRAHSPYGDGKASQRIIEILRHYCRSAKVPGRFQPGSRI